From the genome of Proteus vulgaris, one region includes:
- a CDS encoding ABC transporter substrate-binding protein, whose product MYKGFFKTLCIALLGVSALSTSSNVQAQRVIQYYQDQSITVPDTPERVATSWNAQNAILAMLGAGDKIVSTTDLVKTIPFFTEIVPAIKTASISSKGNNDTLNIETLIVSQPQIFFATGKLSDAQMTTLENAGISVALLKSGSMDALLERTVITGEILGSSSHQLAKDYLAYFQRNTALVNSAVSEISIKKPIKVYHAFGSPLRTSGAPSLNHDWITLAGGVNVAEHWFDNVPSRAGEVSLEQVIHANPDVIVTMYARDTEIIKNSPEWQSITAVREGRVYTNPKGLFWWCRETTEEALQFLWLATILYPEQTQHFDIIKETKQFYQTFFNISLSDQQVEYILTPPLQD is encoded by the coding sequence ATGTATAAAGGGTTTTTTAAAACCCTGTGCATTGCATTACTGGGGGTTTCGGCCCTCAGTACCTCTTCCAATGTACAGGCACAAAGAGTTATTCAATATTATCAAGATCAATCAATTACTGTTCCTGATACCCCAGAACGAGTCGCCACGAGTTGGAATGCACAAAATGCAATCCTTGCGATGCTTGGTGCTGGAGATAAAATTGTTTCTACAACCGATTTAGTCAAAACTATTCCCTTTTTTACTGAGATTGTTCCAGCTATAAAAACGGCTTCAATTTCCAGTAAAGGTAATAATGACACACTGAATATCGAAACATTAATTGTTAGCCAGCCTCAAATCTTTTTTGCAACAGGAAAGCTATCTGATGCACAAATGACGACGCTAGAAAATGCAGGGATCAGTGTTGCATTATTAAAGTCAGGCTCAATGGATGCCTTGTTAGAAAGAACCGTGATCACGGGTGAAATTTTAGGCTCAAGTAGCCACCAATTAGCAAAAGATTATTTAGCTTACTTTCAGCGTAATACGGCGCTTGTAAACAGTGCTGTAAGCGAGATAAGCATCAAGAAACCAATAAAGGTTTATCATGCTTTTGGGTCGCCATTAAGAACATCTGGCGCGCCTTCGCTAAATCATGATTGGATAACACTTGCTGGAGGAGTCAATGTTGCAGAACATTGGTTTGACAATGTACCTAGTCGAGCAGGTGAAGTTTCCTTAGAACAAGTTATTCATGCTAATCCTGATGTCATTGTCACTATGTATGCAAGAGATACGGAAATCATCAAGAATTCACCTGAATGGCAATCAATTACTGCGGTACGTGAAGGTCGTGTCTACACAAATCCCAAAGGTCTATTTTGGTGGTGCAGAGAAACGACAGAAGAAGCGCTACAATTTTTATGGCTTGCAACAATTTTATACCCAGAGCAAACACAGCACTTTGATATCATCAAAGAGACAAAACAGTTTTACCAAACATTTTTTAATATCTCCCTGAGCGATCAACAGGTCGAATATATTTTGACACCGCCACTCCAAGACTAA
- a CDS encoding helix-turn-helix domain-containing protein, which translates to MSSKYPVAYAVGQKIKSLRKSQGYTVFQLAKEIDISEQQLFRYERGVNRIDIDCLVRVLEVLGVNIGSFFEEVTSGMTQEIEHNEQHIPAHFDSKALSIF; encoded by the coding sequence ATGAGTAGCAAGTATCCAGTCGCTTATGCAGTTGGACAAAAAATTAAGTCATTAAGAAAATCTCAGGGTTATACTGTATTTCAGTTAGCAAAAGAGATTGATATTAGTGAGCAACAATTATTCCGTTATGAGCGTGGTGTAAACCGTATTGATATTGATTGCTTAGTTAGAGTGCTTGAAGTACTAGGCGTTAATATTGGTAGCTTCTTTGAAGAAGTAACAAGTGGAATGACTCAAGAAATTGAGCATAATGAACAACATATTCCAGCTCATTTCGATAGTAAGGCTCTTTCTATTTTCTAA
- the gltX gene encoding glutamate--tRNA ligase, whose translation MSKIKTRFAPSPTGYLHVGGARTALYSWLYSRHNKGEFVLRIEDTDLERSTQPAIDAIMDGMNWLNLNWDEGPYYQTKRFDRYNQVIDQMLSAGTAYRCYCSKERLEQLREDQMAKGEKPRYDGCCRGGNHNHSADEPHVVRFLNPQEGSVIFDDKIRGPIEFSNQELDDLIIRRTDGSPTYNFCVVIDDWDMEITHVIRGEDHINNTPRQINILKALGAPVPEYAHVSMILGDDGKKLSKRYNAVSVMQYRDDGYLPEALLNYLVRLGWSHGDQEIFTIDEMIEHFTLEAISKSASAFNTDKLLWLNHHYINTLPAEKVAVHLDWHIKQQNIDTSNGPSLVELIKLLGERCKTLKEMAESCHYFYIDFETFEETAAKKHLRPVARQPLEVVRDKLSAITDWTAENVHQAIQDTADELEIGMGKVGMPLRVAVTGAGQSPGLDVTVHAIGKTRSIARINKALDFITERENQA comes from the coding sequence ATGAGTAAAATAAAAACCCGTTTTGCACCAAGTCCTACTGGCTATCTACATGTTGGTGGTGCGCGCACCGCACTTTATTCCTGGTTATATAGCCGTCACAATAAGGGCGAGTTTGTACTGCGTATTGAAGACACCGACTTAGAACGTTCTACTCAGCCAGCCATCGATGCAATCATGGACGGTATGAATTGGTTAAATCTGAATTGGGATGAAGGTCCTTATTATCAGACTAAACGCTTCGATCGCTATAACCAAGTTATCGATCAGATGTTATCTGCGGGCACTGCGTACCGTTGCTACTGCTCTAAAGAACGTTTAGAACAGTTACGCGAAGATCAAATGGCGAAAGGTGAAAAACCTCGTTACGATGGTTGTTGCCGTGGTGGTAATCATAATCACAGTGCTGATGAACCCCATGTTGTGCGTTTCTTAAACCCACAAGAAGGCTCTGTGATTTTTGATGATAAAATCCGTGGCCCGATTGAATTTAGCAACCAAGAATTGGATGACCTCATTATTCGTCGTACTGATGGCTCTCCAACTTATAACTTCTGTGTTGTTATTGATGACTGGGATATGGAAATTACTCACGTGATCCGTGGTGAAGATCATATCAATAACACTCCTCGCCAAATCAATATTCTCAAAGCATTGGGTGCACCTGTACCTGAATATGCTCACGTATCAATGATCTTAGGTGATGACGGTAAAAAACTGTCTAAACGTTATAATGCTGTAAGTGTGATGCAATACCGCGATGACGGCTATTTGCCAGAAGCACTATTAAACTACTTAGTACGTTTAGGCTGGTCTCATGGTGACCAAGAGATCTTTACTATTGATGAAATGATTGAGCACTTCACTTTAGAAGCTATCAGCAAATCAGCCAGTGCATTTAATACTGATAAATTACTTTGGTTAAATCATCATTACATCAATACGTTGCCAGCAGAAAAAGTCGCTGTTCATTTAGATTGGCATATCAAACAACAAAATATTGATACCAGCAATGGTCCATCATTAGTTGAGCTGATCAAATTATTAGGTGAACGCTGTAAAACATTAAAAGAAATGGCTGAAAGTTGTCATTACTTCTATATTGATTTCGAAACCTTTGAAGAAACAGCTGCGAAAAAACATTTACGCCCAGTCGCTCGCCAACCATTAGAAGTGGTTCGTGATAAATTATCTGCTATTACTGATTGGACTGCTGAAAATGTTCACCAAGCTATTCAAGATACCGCTGATGAATTAGAAATCGGTATGGGTAAAGTTGGTATGCCATTACGTGTTGCTGTAACGGGTGCAGGCCAATCTCCTGGCTTAGATGTTACTGTTCATGCTATTGGTAAAACACGTAGTATTGCGCGTATTAATAAAGCATTAGACTTTATTACAGAAAGAGAAAATCAAGCTTAA
- a CDS encoding SDR family NAD(P)-dependent oxidoreductase: MKDYFKDKVILVTGASTGVGEGIAQLLFQRGATVFITGRHLDQVIKTACSIDITGKKVIALQADMTSPSQVEKMIEAVMSQAGALHGLVNNAGITGPHNTSIVDYEIEDWKAVIDTDINSVFYGLKYGIPAILKSGGGSIVNLSSSNGVVGIAGISAYTAAKHAVLGITRSAALEFADKGIRINAIGPGYVDTPRMQMLPNEVREWMADTHPMKRMATREEVAKTVAFLLSDESSFTTGAFYAVDGGYTAQ, from the coding sequence ATGAAAGATTATTTTAAGGATAAAGTGATTTTAGTCACTGGTGCAAGTACAGGTGTAGGTGAAGGTATTGCACAATTGCTATTTCAACGTGGTGCGACGGTTTTCATTACCGGTAGGCATTTAGATCAAGTAATAAAAACAGCGTGTTCTATTGATATAACGGGTAAAAAAGTCATTGCTTTGCAGGCTGATATGACCTCACCTTCTCAGGTCGAAAAAATGATTGAGGCTGTTATGTCGCAAGCTGGAGCATTACATGGCTTAGTTAACAATGCAGGGATCACGGGGCCTCATAATACATCTATTGTGGATTATGAGATTGAAGATTGGAAAGCAGTAATCGATACCGATATTAATAGCGTATTTTATGGCTTGAAATATGGTATACCCGCAATATTAAAAAGTGGGGGAGGGAGTATTGTTAATCTTTCTTCATCTAATGGCGTTGTCGGTATTGCAGGTATTTCAGCATATACGGCAGCTAAACATGCCGTATTAGGGATCACTCGTTCAGCTGCACTTGAATTTGCAGATAAAGGAATAAGGATCAATGCAATAGGTCCTGGTTATGTCGATACACCAAGGATGCAAATGCTACCCAACGAAGTACGTGAATGGATGGCAGATACACACCCAATGAAACGTATGGCAACCAGAGAAGAAGTCGCTAAAACCGTTGCTTTTTTACTTTCAGATGAAAGTAGTTTCACAACAGGTGCATTTTATGCCGTTGATGGGGGTTACACTGCACAATAG
- a CDS encoding MarR family winged helix-turn-helix transcriptional regulator, protein MEKCELENALSLLQCTLVAQRTRYTPEQVTWGQYDVLELLRLRGDLTPSQLSHSLAISRQNLSKFMRGLKTLGFIAQYRSEKDKREFITHLTDDGHAFLARAALGRKQNAEKISECLTLGEQTLFIELSQKIINALAPEKSGLDNN, encoded by the coding sequence ATGGAAAAATGTGAATTAGAAAATGCATTATCATTATTACAATGCACATTAGTCGCGCAACGCACTCGTTATACCCCAGAACAAGTCACTTGGGGTCAATATGATGTTTTAGAATTATTGCGCTTACGAGGTGATTTAACCCCATCCCAATTAAGTCATTCGTTAGCGATTTCAAGACAAAATTTATCGAAGTTTATGCGAGGGTTAAAAACCTTAGGATTTATTGCACAGTATCGTTCAGAAAAAGATAAACGTGAGTTTATTACCCATTTAACTGATGATGGCCACGCTTTTTTAGCAAGAGCAGCATTAGGTCGTAAACAAAATGCTGAAAAAATAAGTGAGTGTTTGACATTGGGAGAACAAACATTATTTATTGAATTAAGTCAGAAAATTATTAACGCATTAGCACCTGAAAAATCAGGTCTAGATAATAATTAA
- a CDS encoding DUF3820 family protein, producing MLEKQHLIDIANTQMPFGKYKGRMLVDLPEEYLLWFAKKGEFPEGKLGQLMEMTLAIKIEGLEGLLKPLKR from the coding sequence ATGCTAGAAAAACAGCATCTTATTGATATAGCAAACACACAAATGCCATTTGGTAAGTACAAGGGGCGAATGTTGGTTGATTTACCTGAAGAGTATTTATTATGGTTTGCTAAGAAAGGAGAGTTCCCTGAAGGAAAACTAGGGCAACTCATGGAGATGACCCTTGCAATTAAAATTGAAGGCTTAGAAGGACTATTAAAGCCCTTAAAGCGGTGA
- a CDS encoding NupC/NupG family nucleoside CNT transporter has translation MSSIIHFVLALAVIGALAFIASNNRKGIRLRYIVQLLVIEIALAWFFLNSDVGEGFVRGFAGLFDHLLGYAAQGTEFVFGGMMKGGLAFFFLNVLCPIIFISALIGILQHIKVLPFVIRIIGTVLSKVNGMGKLESFNAVSSLVLGQSENFIAYKDVLGKMSQRRMYTMAATAMSTVSMSIVGAYMTMLDPKYVVAALVLNMFSTFIVLSVINPYSVENEEDIQMGNLHEGQSFFEMLGEYILAGFKVALIVAAMLIGFIALIAAVNAIFSMIFGISFQDCLGYVFYPLAWVIGVPEQDALRVGSVMATKLVSNEFVAMGSLQDIAADISPRSVGILSVFLVSFANFSSIGIVAGAIKGLNEMQGNVVSRFGLKLLFGSTLVSFLSAAIAGLFV, from the coding sequence ATGTCTTCTATCATTCACTTCGTTTTAGCACTCGCCGTTATTGGCGCATTAGCATTCATTGCGAGTAATAATCGCAAAGGGATCCGTCTGCGTTATATCGTGCAGTTATTAGTTATTGAAATCGCATTAGCATGGTTCTTCCTCAACTCTGATGTTGGTGAAGGTTTTGTTCGTGGTTTTGCTGGATTATTTGATCACTTATTAGGTTACGCTGCCCAAGGTACTGAATTTGTATTCGGTGGCATGATGAAAGGTGGTTTAGCATTCTTCTTCCTGAATGTATTATGTCCAATTATCTTTATTTCTGCATTAATTGGTATTCTTCAACATATCAAAGTATTACCTTTCGTGATCCGCATTATCGGTACTGTGCTTTCTAAAGTGAATGGTATGGGGAAACTGGAATCATTCAACGCAGTTAGCTCATTAGTTCTTGGTCAATCAGAGAACTTTATTGCCTATAAAGATGTTTTAGGCAAAATGTCTCAGCGTCGTATGTACACCATGGCTGCAACAGCAATGTCGACAGTATCAATGTCAATTGTTGGTGCATACATGACAATGTTAGATCCAAAATACGTTGTTGCTGCTCTAGTACTGAATATGTTCAGTACCTTTATCGTCCTTTCTGTGATTAACCCATATTCTGTTGAGAATGAAGAAGATATTCAAATGGGTAATCTTCATGAAGGTCAAAGCTTCTTTGAAATGTTAGGGGAATACATTCTAGCTGGTTTCAAAGTTGCATTAATCGTAGCTGCAATGCTGATTGGTTTCATTGCTTTAATTGCTGCAGTGAATGCAATTTTCAGCATGATTTTTGGTATTAGCTTCCAAGATTGCTTAGGTTACGTTTTCTATCCATTAGCATGGGTAATTGGTGTACCAGAACAAGATGCATTACGTGTTGGTAGTGTGATGGCAACGAAATTAGTGTCTAACGAATTCGTTGCAATGGGTAGCTTACAAGATATCGCAGCCGATATTTCACCACGCTCAGTGGGTATTTTATCAGTATTCTTAGTTTCATTTGCTAACTTCTCTTCAATCGGAATTGTAGCAGGTGCGATTAAAGGTCTAAATGAAATGCAAGGTAACGTTGTTTCTCGTTTCGGTCTGAAATTACTGTTCGGTTCTACATTAGTGAGCTTCTTATCAGCGGCTATCGCAGGTTTGTTTGTTTAA
- the ligA gene encoding NAD-dependent DNA ligase LigA: MNKNTQQKIDKLRVTLRHHEYLYHVMDAPEIPDAEYDRLMNELKALEAQHPELITSDSPTQRVGALPLTAFEQVRHEIPMLSLDNAFDETSYQAFDKRLRDRLKNSEEITFCCELKLDGLAVSLLYENGVLVQAATRGDGTTGENITENVRTIKAIPLRLYGENIPARIEIRGEVFMNEKGFEYLNEEARRTGGKVFANPRNAAAGSLRQLDPRITAKRPLTFFCYGVGVLEGGELPTSHYARLQLFKEWGLPVSDAVKLCTGSKAVLEFYHHVEEIRPNLGFDIDGVVIKVDDIALQEELGFVSRAPRWAIAYKFQAQEQMTIIKDVEFQVGRTGAITPVARLEPVQVAGVVVSNATLHNADEIERLGLRIGDTVVIRRAGDVIPQVVSVIEEKRPADAQEIIFPTQCPICQSDIERIEGEAVARCTGGLICGAQRKEALKHFVSRRAMDVDGMGDKIIDQLVEKEYVKTPADLFRLDEKILSGLERMGEKSAKKLIAALDKSKSTTFARFIYALGIREVGEATASGLTAHFSTLEALRNADVEALKSVPDVGDIVAKHVVNFFQEEHNKMVIDQLINDAGITWQAPVIVTHEAGDNPFAGKTVVLTGSLSQLTRDEAKDRLVALGAKVSGSVSKKTDMVIAGEAAGSKLVKANELGIDVIDEDEMIRLLDQSK; this comes from the coding sequence ATGAATAAAAATACTCAACAAAAAATTGATAAACTTCGCGTTACCTTACGTCACCATGAATATCTTTATCATGTCATGGACGCGCCTGAAATACCTGATGCTGAATACGACCGCTTAATGAATGAGCTAAAAGCATTAGAAGCCCAACATCCTGAATTAATTACCTCGGATTCACCTACACAACGTGTTGGTGCATTACCACTCACTGCATTTGAGCAAGTGAGACATGAAATTCCAATGTTGTCTTTAGATAATGCTTTTGATGAAACCAGTTATCAGGCATTTGATAAGCGTTTGCGAGATCGTTTAAAAAATAGTGAAGAAATCACTTTTTGCTGTGAATTAAAACTTGATGGACTTGCAGTTAGCTTACTTTATGAAAATGGAGTTTTAGTACAAGCTGCAACGCGAGGGGATGGTACAACAGGAGAGAACATCACTGAAAACGTAAGAACCATTAAAGCTATTCCATTGCGTTTATATGGTGAAAATATTCCTGCACGTATTGAGATCCGTGGTGAAGTCTTTATGAATGAAAAAGGCTTTGAATATTTAAACGAAGAAGCTCGTCGCACAGGGGGAAAAGTATTTGCTAACCCTCGTAACGCAGCTGCGGGATCTTTACGACAACTTGATCCGCGTATCACAGCGAAACGCCCATTAACCTTTTTCTGTTATGGCGTTGGTGTACTCGAAGGTGGTGAGTTACCTACAAGCCACTATGCCCGTTTACAACTATTTAAAGAATGGGGATTACCTGTCAGTGATGCAGTAAAACTGTGTACTGGTAGTAAAGCCGTTCTTGAGTTTTATCATCATGTAGAAGAAATTCGCCCTAACTTAGGCTTTGATATCGATGGTGTCGTTATTAAGGTGGATGATATTGCGCTGCAAGAAGAGCTGGGTTTTGTCTCAAGGGCACCACGTTGGGCTATTGCTTATAAGTTCCAAGCTCAAGAGCAAATGACGATTATCAAAGATGTTGAATTCCAAGTAGGGCGTACTGGTGCAATTACCCCGGTTGCCCGTTTAGAGCCTGTGCAAGTTGCTGGTGTTGTCGTGAGTAATGCTACATTACACAATGCTGATGAAATCGAACGCTTGGGATTGCGTATTGGCGATACTGTGGTTATTCGTCGTGCGGGTGATGTTATTCCTCAGGTTGTTAGTGTGATTGAAGAGAAACGTCCTGCTGATGCACAAGAGATTATTTTTCCAACGCAATGCCCAATTTGCCAATCTGATATAGAGCGTATTGAAGGCGAAGCGGTAGCGCGTTGTACTGGGGGATTAATTTGTGGTGCACAACGTAAAGAAGCGCTTAAGCATTTTGTTTCTCGTCGTGCGATGGATGTTGATGGTATGGGCGATAAAATTATCGACCAATTGGTTGAAAAAGAGTATGTCAAAACACCAGCAGATCTTTTTCGTTTAGATGAGAAAATCTTGTCTGGTTTAGAGCGAATGGGTGAAAAATCAGCAAAAAAATTAATTGCTGCATTAGATAAATCAAAATCAACAACATTTGCGCGTTTTATTTATGCTCTTGGAATTAGAGAAGTTGGTGAAGCAACGGCAAGTGGATTAACCGCTCATTTTTCTACGCTTGAAGCATTACGAAATGCAGATGTTGAAGCACTAAAATCAGTCCCAGATGTGGGAGATATTGTGGCTAAGCACGTTGTGAATTTCTTCCAAGAAGAACACAATAAAATGGTTATTGATCAGCTAATTAATGACGCAGGCATTACATGGCAAGCACCAGTAATAGTCACTCATGAAGCGGGTGATAATCCTTTTGCTGGTAAAACCGTAGTGTTAACAGGCTCACTATCACAATTAACACGCGATGAAGCAAAAGATAGATTAGTGGCTTTAGGGGCAAAAGTGAGTGGAAGTGTCTCTAAAAAAACTGATATGGTGATTGCAGGTGAAGCGGCAGGTTCTAAGTTAGTGAAAGCTAACGAGTTAGGGATAGACGTTATTGATGAAGATGAAATGATAAGATTACTTGATCAATCTAAATAA
- the zipA gene encoding cell division protein ZipA, whose amino-acid sequence MMQQNLRLILIVVGAILIIALLLHGLWIGRKERSKLFRNRPVKRQKQNYQSDENDDEPQYAETSHQTSTLSSTEKRESELPIKSESLHEPEFSVADRDPLMSENQAKGHSNETSLQQEPSLGVFDVIEKESAPVVRDEPRQAPVVNVAGEIKSHVNASSSVSSEPSISETTAHVTPAETESSHHAPAEEPKTGSAPVVEPVEEAEKELVIVLNVSAHHGQMLDGEILMQSIIQAGFQFGEMNIFHRHLNPTANGPVLFSLANMVKPGTFDIDTMAELTTPGVSMFMMVPSYGDANQNFKLMLLAAQRIASDVGGVVLDDERKLLTPQKIELYKSRIRRTLDLNQ is encoded by the coding sequence ATGATGCAGCAAAATTTGCGTCTGATATTAATCGTTGTTGGTGCGATTTTAATCATAGCTTTGTTATTACACGGCTTATGGATTGGTCGAAAAGAGCGTTCTAAGCTTTTCCGTAATCGCCCAGTAAAACGTCAGAAACAGAATTATCAGTCAGATGAGAACGATGACGAACCACAATATGCTGAGACTAGTCATCAGACATCAACTTTATCCTCTACTGAAAAGCGGGAGAGTGAGCTACCGATAAAATCGGAGTCTCTACATGAACCTGAATTTTCGGTGGCAGATAGAGATCCATTAATGTCTGAGAACCAAGCAAAAGGGCATTCTAATGAAACATCACTACAACAAGAGCCAAGCCTTGGAGTATTTGATGTTATTGAAAAAGAATCTGCACCTGTTGTTAGGGATGAGCCAAGACAAGCTCCAGTGGTCAATGTAGCGGGTGAAATAAAATCACACGTTAATGCAAGCTCATCGGTGAGCTCAGAGCCTTCGATTTCAGAGACAACGGCTCATGTGACTCCTGCTGAAACTGAATCTTCGCATCATGCTCCGGCTGAAGAGCCAAAAACGGGATCTGCGCCAGTTGTAGAACCTGTAGAAGAAGCAGAGAAAGAGCTGGTTATTGTCTTAAACGTAAGTGCGCACCATGGTCAAATGTTGGATGGTGAAATATTGATGCAAAGTATTATTCAAGCTGGATTCCAGTTTGGAGAAATGAATATTTTCCATCGTCATCTAAATCCAACGGCTAATGGTCCTGTTTTGTTTAGCTTAGCCAACATGGTGAAGCCGGGAACCTTTGATATAGATACCATGGCTGAATTAACCACACCAGGTGTCTCTATGTTTATGATGGTGCCATCTTATGGTGATGCTAACCAAAACTTTAAATTGATGTTGCTTGCAGCTCAACGTATTGCATCTGATGTGGGAGGAGTTGTACTTGATGATGAGCGCAAACTCTTAACACCACAAAAAATCGAGCTTTATAAATCTAGAATTCGCAGGACGCTGGATTTAAATCAATAG
- the cysZ gene encoding sulfate transporter CysZ produces MTNLTETNKNLNGFHYFALGWRLITRKGLKRFVILPLLANIIILGSAFWWLYGQIGDMVNWMMEKVPDWLQWLSYLIWPLSVIFILLVFTYFFSTLANIIASPFNGLLAEKLEGQITGIAPPDTGVTGILKDIPRILKRELTKIAYYLPRAIVLLLLYFIPVVGQTVAPILWFAFGAWMMAIQYNDFPFDNHKISFAAMKSSLKQDKWNNLQFGMIINIFTMIPILNLVIMPVAICGATAMWCDRYRKQHTQQGQW; encoded by the coding sequence ATGACAAATTTGACAGAAACGAATAAAAATTTAAATGGATTTCATTATTTTGCTCTTGGTTGGCGTTTAATTACACGCAAAGGGCTAAAACGTTTTGTTATCTTGCCGTTACTTGCCAATATTATTATTCTCGGAAGTGCCTTTTGGTGGTTATATGGTCAAATTGGCGATATGGTCAATTGGATGATGGAAAAAGTCCCTGATTGGTTACAATGGCTAAGCTATTTAATTTGGCCATTATCCGTTATTTTTATTTTATTGGTGTTCACTTATTTCTTTAGCACCTTAGCTAATATTATTGCCTCTCCTTTTAATGGTCTGTTGGCTGAAAAATTAGAAGGTCAAATAACCGGTATTGCACCACCAGATACGGGAGTTACGGGTATATTAAAAGATATTCCACGTATTCTAAAACGTGAATTAACCAAAATAGCTTATTATTTACCTCGAGCTATTGTCTTGTTATTACTTTATTTTATCCCTGTTGTCGGACAAACTGTTGCTCCTATTTTATGGTTTGCTTTTGGTGCTTGGATGATGGCAATTCAATATAATGACTTCCCATTTGATAACCATAAAATTTCATTTGCAGCGATGAAATCCTCACTCAAACAGGACAAATGGAATAATCTTCAATTTGGTATGATTATTAATATTTTTACCATGATCCCTATTCTAAATTTAGTCATCATGCCTGTCGCTATTTGTGGTGCAACAGCAATGTGGTGCGATCGTTATCGCAAACAACATACACAACAAGGGCAGTGGTAA
- the cysK gene encoding cysteine synthase A, which translates to MSKIFEDNSQTIGHTPLIRLKHFGNGNILAKVESRNPSFSVKCRIGANMIWDAEKKGILKEGVELVEPTSGNTGIALAYVAAARGYKLTLTMPDTMSVERRKLLKALGANLVLTDGAKGMKGAIDKANEIRDSDPSRYLLLQQFSNPANPEIHEKTTGPEIWNDTDGEVGAVIAGVGTGGTITGIGRYLKKTQGKAVTMVAVEPTGSPVITQALAGEEIKPGPHKIQGIGAGFIPENLDLSLLDRVIQITNEEAFDTARELMTKEGILAGISSGAAIAAAVKLSKEPEFANKEIVVILPSSGERYLSTPLFADISDS; encoded by the coding sequence ATGAGCAAGATTTTCGAAGACAACTCGCAAACTATTGGACACACTCCCTTAATTCGCTTAAAGCATTTCGGAAATGGAAACATTCTAGCTAAAGTGGAATCTCGTAACCCAAGCTTTAGTGTGAAATGCCGTATCGGTGCCAACATGATTTGGGATGCTGAAAAGAAAGGTATCCTAAAAGAAGGTGTTGAACTTGTAGAGCCGACAAGTGGTAATACAGGGATTGCACTTGCCTATGTTGCAGCTGCACGCGGATACAAATTGACGCTAACCATGCCTGACACCATGAGCGTTGAACGCCGAAAACTACTCAAAGCATTAGGCGCCAACTTAGTGCTAACTGATGGCGCGAAAGGCATGAAAGGGGCTATCGATAAAGCCAATGAAATTCGTGATAGCGATCCTAGCCGTTATCTCCTACTACAACAATTTAGTAATCCAGCTAACCCTGAAATTCATGAAAAAACCACAGGCCCTGAAATTTGGAACGACACTGATGGTGAAGTCGGTGCTGTAATTGCAGGTGTTGGCACAGGCGGTACTATTACGGGTATTGGTCGTTACTTGAAAAAGACTCAAGGTAAAGCAGTAACAATGGTTGCGGTTGAACCAACTGGTTCCCCTGTTATTACACAAGCCTTAGCTGGTGAAGAGATTAAACCAGGTCCTCATAAAATCCAAGGTATTGGTGCTGGTTTTATCCCTGAAAACCTAGATTTATCATTACTGGATCGCGTTATTCAGATCACCAACGAAGAAGCTTTTGATACTGCGCGAGAATTAATGACCAAAGAAGGTATTTTAGCGGGGATTTCTTCTGGAGCAGCGATTGCAGCCGCCGTAAAACTGTCAAAAGAACCCGAATTTGCAAACAAAGAAATTGTGGTAATTTTACCTTCTTCAGGTGAACGTTATTTAAGCACACCACTTTTTGCTGACATTTCTGATAGCTAA
- the ptsH gene encoding phosphocarrier protein Hpr: MYQQEVTITAPNGLHTRPAAQFVKEAKTFSSDITLISSGKSASAKSLFKLQTLGLTQGTVVTISAEGEDEKQAVEALVKLMAELE; encoded by the coding sequence ATGTACCAGCAAGAAGTTACTATTACAGCACCAAACGGCTTACATACTCGTCCTGCGGCACAATTTGTAAAAGAAGCCAAAACGTTCTCTTCTGATATCACCCTTATCTCTAGTGGTAAATCTGCTAGTGCTAAGAGCCTTTTCAAATTACAAACCTTAGGTTTGACCCAAGGTACTGTAGTGACTATCTCTGCTGAAGGCGAAGACGAAAAGCAAGCCGTTGAAGCACTGGTAAAATTAATGGCGGAATTAGAATAA